Proteins encoded within one genomic window of uncultured Desulfobacter sp.:
- a CDS encoding GAF domain-containing protein, with protein sequence MSFQNKIDLDTYKFIIETLTKSDDLTVMGSQLTSMLIGATGAKGATLFIINTEKEELEILATEGLSSAYVNKGPILVDQSMKHESNRTPVIIIDTQKSDILQYPDKAEEEGVRTIVSLPINIRGKVIGALRIYHSTVWEPSEEDLSFLQVLTHNVGMALMYFRLSTTVLEIKESVNDIHAIWL encoded by the coding sequence ATGTCTTTTCAAAATAAAATAGATCTGGATACATATAAGTTTATTATTGAAACCCTTACAAAATCAGATGATTTAACCGTGATGGGTTCCCAGCTTACAAGCATGCTAATTGGTGCCACAGGTGCAAAGGGCGCCACATTGTTTATTATAAATACAGAAAAGGAGGAACTTGAGATTCTTGCCACGGAAGGGTTAAGCTCTGCCTACGTGAATAAAGGCCCTATATTGGTTGATCAAAGCATGAAACATGAGTCAAACCGCACCCCAGTTATCATCATAGATACACAAAAAAGCGATATACTGCAGTATCCTGACAAAGCTGAAGAAGAGGGGGTACGGACCATTGTGTCCCTTCCAATAAATATTCGGGGCAAGGTAATCGGCGCTCTTAGAATTTATCATTCAACGGTGTGGGAGCCTTCAGAGGAAGACCTCTCTTTTCTGCAGGTGCTGACCCATAATGTCGGCATGGCTCTAATGTATTTCAGACTTTCCACCACGGTTCTGGAGATCAAGGAAAGTGTCAACGATATACACGCCATTTGGCTATAG
- a CDS encoding NAD(P)-dependent oxidoreductase — protein MQVAFIGLGIMGRRMAANLLKNNKALTIFNRSDEPIQTLVAQGAIAANSYRGAVKDADVVFTMLASPEVVETVAFLKKGFLPAMKENAIWVDCSTVNPSFSQKSFLMAKAFGVRFMDAPVSGTKPNAENADLTFIVGAEEKDLAVVRPLLEHMGQKIMHVGEPGKGTAFKMLVNSLLAQAMLALSENILLGEKLGFPREFLLDTLPKMSVCAPFTQAKAEMIRKDNFEAQFPLEWMYKDLHLAALTAYEQDQPLPLANCSKELYAAAKQDGLGRKDFSAIYQFMKKEFDK, from the coding sequence ATGCAAGTTGCATTTATTGGACTGGGAATCATGGGCAGACGGATGGCCGCAAATTTGCTGAAAAATAATAAGGCATTGACAATTTTCAACCGATCTGACGAACCTATTCAAACATTGGTGGCGCAGGGCGCGATTGCAGCTAATTCATATCGGGGTGCAGTCAAGGATGCTGATGTTGTATTTACCATGCTGGCTTCTCCGGAAGTGGTTGAAACGGTAGCATTTTTAAAAAAAGGTTTTCTACCGGCAATGAAGGAGAATGCGATCTGGGTGGATTGCTCAACCGTCAATCCCTCTTTTTCCCAAAAAAGTTTTTTAATGGCCAAGGCGTTCGGTGTCCGGTTTATGGATGCGCCTGTATCCGGCACAAAACCCAATGCTGAAAACGCTGATCTTACCTTCATTGTCGGCGCTGAAGAAAAGGATTTGGCAGTTGTAAGACCCTTGCTGGAGCATATGGGACAAAAAATTATGCATGTGGGAGAACCGGGCAAAGGAACGGCATTTAAAATGTTGGTAAATTCGCTGTTAGCCCAGGCTATGCTGGCGCTTTCGGAAAACATACTACTCGGTGAAAAACTTGGATTCCCAAGAGAGTTTCTATTAGATACTCTGCCCAAAATGTCGGTCTGTGCACCTTTTACCCAGGCCAAGGCGGAAATGATCCGAAAAGACAATTTTGAAGCCCAGTTTCCTTTGGAGTGGATGTACAAGGATCTGCATCTGGCAGCTTTAACCGCTTATGAACAAGACCAGCCTCTGCCACTGGCAAACTGTTCAAAGGAACTTTATGCCGCAGCAAAGCAAGACGGTCTGGGCCGCAAAGATTTTTCTGCAATTTATCAGTTCATGAAGAAAGAATTTGATAAATGA
- a CDS encoding hemolysin family protein — MDTPYTSEDVFILAAYVLLALVCSFLCSVAEAVLLSITPSYIEGLKERNPRRAALLNKLKNDNVDQSLSAILTLNTIAHTVGAVGAGAKATVVFGNAWFGLFSAVMTLMILFISEIVPKTIGAVYWSVLVVPTARFVQFLIVILYPVVWISEKLTAFISRNRIINDSSRDELIAMASLGVKTGQLHSKESRIIKNLLRFESLRPSDIMTPRTVIFALPEDMQISEALPIISQKPFSRIPVYTNSLDNITGFILRVDLLLRSTQDCTDSWTGMPEMQTSDCIKALKRNILSVPESISVTSLFEQSLKNRHHIAVIINEHGGTQGLVTLEDLIESIIGMEIVDETDDVEDMRILARKRWVKRAEEMGIKDVSI, encoded by the coding sequence ATGGATACGCCATATACCTCTGAAGATGTTTTCATACTTGCAGCATATGTTTTACTGGCACTTGTGTGCTCGTTCCTCTGTTCTGTTGCCGAGGCGGTTCTGCTAAGTATCACGCCATCTTACATTGAAGGTCTCAAGGAGAGAAATCCGAGACGTGCAGCTCTTTTAAACAAACTTAAAAACGACAATGTGGACCAATCCCTTTCCGCCATTTTAACTTTGAACACCATTGCCCATACAGTGGGTGCTGTCGGCGCAGGTGCCAAAGCCACTGTGGTATTCGGTAATGCCTGGTTCGGTCTGTTTTCAGCGGTTATGACTTTGATGATTCTTTTCATTTCCGAGATCGTTCCCAAAACAATCGGAGCAGTTTACTGGTCTGTTCTTGTGGTCCCCACCGCACGTTTTGTTCAATTTTTAATAGTGATCCTTTACCCTGTGGTCTGGATTTCGGAAAAGCTGACAGCCTTCATTTCACGTAATAGAATTATTAATGATTCCAGCAGGGATGAGTTGATTGCCATGGCCTCCTTGGGGGTTAAAACCGGACAACTGCACAGTAAAGAGTCCAGAATTATCAAAAATCTGCTTCGATTCGAATCTTTGAGGCCATCGGATATCATGACCCCGCGAACCGTAATTTTTGCCCTGCCCGAAGACATGCAAATCTCAGAAGCCCTGCCCATCATCAGCCAAAAACCATTTTCAAGAATTCCGGTTTATACAAATAGCCTGGACAATATCACCGGATTTATTCTCAGGGTAGACTTACTGCTCCGCTCGACACAGGATTGCACAGATTCCTGGACCGGCATGCCAGAAATGCAAACAAGCGACTGCATCAAGGCCTTAAAACGAAATATTTTATCTGTTCCGGAATCCATATCCGTGACATCTCTTTTTGAGCAATCCTTGAAAAACCGCCACCACATCGCCGTTATCATCAATGAACATGGCGGCACTCAAGGCCTGGTGACCCTGGAAGATTTAATCGAAAGCATTATTGGCATGGAGATTGTTGATGAGACTGACGACGTGGAAGATATGCGTATCCTGGCCAGAAAGCGGTGGGTGAAACGAGCCGAAGAGATGGGGATCAAAGATGTATCGATTTAG